DNA from Fusarium falciforme chromosome 7, complete sequence:
GGAGAATGCCTTCATATATCCTGTCCAAGCTTATGCTTGGAACTATCGCTGGTCTCTTTGTCGGCTTTTCCTTCTGGAAAGCTGATGGTACTCTTGCTGGTATGCAGAACATTATGTTTGCAGTCTTCATGATTATCACTATTTTCTCTACCATTGTTCAGCAGGTAAGTCCCTTGACAGCCGTTCTCTAGATTCATGCTAACAAATATTAGATCCAACCTCATTTCGTCACCCAGCGCTCCCTCTACGAAGTCCGCGAGCGCCCCAGCAAGGCCTATTCCTGGAAAGCCTTCATGATCGCCAATGTCATCGTCGAGATTCCCTACCAGATTCTCACCGGTATCCTCATCTTTGCGACATTCTATTACCCCATCGTCGGTATCCAAAGTTCAGCCCGCCAAGGCCTTGTCCTTCTATTCATGATCCAGCTCCTTCTCTACGCGAGCTCCTTCGCCCAAATGACCATCGCCGCTCTTCCCGACGCTCTCACTGCTTCTGGAATCGTCACTCTCTTGGTCCTcctctccttgaccttttgcGGTGTCATGCAGTCCCCAACAGCCCTTCCCGGTTTCTGGATCTTCATGTACCGAGTCAGTCCCTTTACCTATTGGGTCGCCGGCATTGTTTCCACGCAACTAGCTGGCCGAGCCGTCACCTGTTCCGCGGCCGAAACATCCATCTTCAACCCACCCGACAACCAGACCTGTGGCGAATACCTTGCCGACTACCTCAAGATGGCACCCGGACAGCTTCAAAACCCAGATGCCCGAGAGAACTGCAGCTACTGCTCGCTTACAAATGCCGACCAGTTCATGGCCGGCAGCAACATCTACAACAGCGAACGCTGGCGCAACTTTGGTATTGTGTGGGTGTACATTGTGTTTAATAtctttgttgctgttgtttcTTATTACTTGTTCCGCGTCAAGAAGTGGAACattggaaagaagaagaaggattgAGTGTTTTGAAGTAGCGAGGTGTTGGCGTTGGTTCAAGATTGGGTGGTTTTCTTTCACAGCGTTTTTCAGTCCAGCAGATCGTTCGCATATAGACAGTTTTCTTTGTTATTAGTCACAGGGCAGCTATATTTCATTAGCAGATAATTCATAGAGTAATTCATAGACCAAAATCTCTCAAATCCTTTCTCTTTCACTCATCGCTTTAATTTGTGTCAATAATTATTCATCATTAGTTTGTAGACATGCATCGTTCGGCTATAAATCCATCAAAGTTCATGCAAGAAACAAGCCCGCTTGGCCAGAAGAACTTCCCAATCAACGTCGGATTCAATAAATGCAGATGACCAGCAGGGTAAAATCGCCCTCCTATGAATGACTCATGAGCTTGTCCCGGATTGTCGTGTGAGAGAGTCTCCCCGACATTGAACAGCCACCCCTGATCCCCACAGATGCAAGGACGACGGGACTAATCCCCTTATGCCATCACCAATCCAGCCGCAGCAAGTCCACCAGCAACCAATCCCCAAGTAGGCATCACCTCCGATCCGGCATTAGCCTCCACCTCTTCCACTCCAGTCAGAGTGTAGTTGCTGCTGAAAACATCATCCTGGGCCTTTTTATCTCCGTCATAGAACTCGGCCTGGAAGCGGAagatcttgttcttggtgaGAGCATCCTTGTACTTTCCCAACTCCTTGCGTGTGTTGTTGCTCGGCGACCAAACGTACTCCCCATCGGAGATGTTGATTTTGTAGCCGATCTCAAAGCTGAGCGTCAGAAGGTCATCGGGCTTGGTGTACCAGAAGAGACCGAACTCCTTCTCGGTGGTTTTGTTCTCCTGCTTccaggtgatggtgatgttttTGGTGACGTCGAGGCTGTCACCCTCGGGGCCGGTGAACTTGAAGCCCTGGGCGGCCGAGGCCAGGACGAGGAGAGAGCAGGCGGTCTTGGTGAACATTTTGAAGAGATGTTGTTCGGAAACTGTTGAGCTAATGTTTTAGAAGATAGAGCGGTAAGACTGCTGTGAGAATGCTGTAGAAGTGTGAGCTCTTGCAGCGTCGCCCAAGATTAAATAGTTGATGCCTGAAGAAGCCAATGTGGCCTGAATAACCTCCTTCTAGGCACCCGCAAAAACAAGGGCCTCACACAGCCTCAGCGGATTCTGTTCCCATGGCGACGCGTAATCCGACATATGGGCTAAAGATCTAGAACCCGCAAACCAGGACAATCGAAACAGATCCTCCTGATCGCTGTCTGCCCCTGTCGTCGGGTGTGCCAACTCGGCTGCAGCCGTAGGACGCACCAATAATGCGGCAGCTGAGTGCTCAGCTTGACACTTTAAAACAGTTAGCTCAGCCTCGAAGGATTGACAGGGTCTGATTTCTCGTATTCCGGTCAATCAGAGTGGTCTCATAATTATCTCATCTGTCAAGAACCCCAAGAATCCTGCCATTCTTGGAAAGCAACCGTAAAAAATCTTTGTTTTTATTTGAATGTCGTTTGTCAAAGCTTCACTCAGACATGTGCCATGACGGCAATCAGCTCCAGGCTTGAGATGCATGCCGCAGACCCTCGTCAAGAAATCTGGTGAGCACTTTATTTCGAGGACAGGGTGTCCAACTCCCCGTTAAGCTTGGCGTGCAGGAATATTGCTCGGCGATTACCAGTTTGGGATCACCTCTCACAACCaacacaacaccaacacaccACCGAACAGGACAGTCTCATCCCATAGATTTAACCTCAGGTAACAAAAAACACAATCTTACTCTTCAATATTTGGCCATTTAAGTAAGGGAACGGTGAAGACCTTGCCAACTCTGGCTAGTTTTGCAATGCGAATTCTCGAACTCTTTCTCATCAATTAGAGGTGCCCAACCTTGATCATGAATTCAAGACAGATCATAGCGGTGAGGCGCAATTCATTTGGAAAAAGCATCCCGTGATAGACCCTATATTATCTGGAAGCGGTTAGATATTGACTCACAACCTGCCCAAAGAATGCCGACTGGTGGGCGGGATCAACGCCCACCTGTCAATAGCCACATGGCCCAAATAGGGATGCAATGCGAGTCCAATCCGGGGATGGCATCGTTCAATGGGGTAATTACCAGTGCTTGACGCCCTGTTTTAAGCGAACAATTGTTGGTTCATTGGTGTTGGGGCTGCCAGGCTGGCACAGCCACAGAGGGCCTTTTGTTTTGTGTACGTGTGTACGCTAGCTTAAATGCAACCACGGGTGCGTTAGGCAGCCGAATAATGAAGTTCAGTATCGTTGGATCTGCACATTGATAGCTAGAGAAAAACGAAAAGCGGTCAGTATGTAGATTGCGTGCTAGCGCCTCTGGGAGATTTTctgaaaaaagaaaaaacaaaTACCTTCCCTTGAACTAGACCAGATCGAGATTATTGATCAAGCTTTTTGTAGGCACACTCCATATCATGGAAACTCCTATCTAAGAAGCCTTTAATAATGCAGGCGGGCAAGTGTTCAATTGCATCATAGACATTATGTTGATTTTTGGGGATGAAATTTGCTATTTCTTACAACGTCTCTTCAAcggcgatggcttcttttctCATTGCTGTGGTTTCTATTGACATCGTGAAATGGTTTTTTATCCTTTAACAAGTAAAGATGATCTCGTTACTCACGTTTTGAGAGATAAAGGAATAGACGACTACTCTCATTCTCGTTTCTTTCCTCCCTCATACACAAACACACACACTTGTAATGAATCGACCAGCTCACGATTTTCTTTTAAAACCACTGATTCCGCGTCTCATAAGTTAGATTTCCTCTCCATTGCTTCGGTCTAGCTTCGAGTTGCTTAAGATTACTTAACTGTCTTAAACCTCTGTGGCATTGAGACTCAATGCCAATGtgtattaataactatattctTTGTAGTTATAAAGCCAACATGATGATCACAAAAAACTTCCATCTAATCCACTCTTGCAATAGGCATCAGCGACTCAACAAAAGAATAGTAATTGAAAAGATGCTAATAATTGAGGTCAAATTCGTGCCGTTGTAGAGCAGTATTCATTCTGTTCGTTGGGCCGGTATCCTCAAGTAATGTAACAATAATCTCGGGCACACCAACACTCGCGGCCcatccaaggccaagttccGGTTGATCAGCCAGGACTGGCAGTTTATTGTAATCGAGTTTGTCGTATTCATCCAGACTTACAAAGTGTGATGTCCTTACGCCCTTTCTGTGCAAATTAATATGTCGGTTGGGAACATTGAAGGGAGGGCTCACGGCATAAACTGAATGTAATAAACTTTTGTTTATTTGAATATATGAACAGGGAGGCCCTTTCAATTATAAGTTTCCTCTGGATAATCCTTCTCGATAGCCGGCATGAAAAAGGCTGACGTGGGAGCAATATGAGTATCCCACAAACCGCGAGCAACTGGCTTCCGAGGTATGTTTCATTCGCTCGGGGAAGTAACCACCCTCGTGTCAATCCGAGACAATGACCTCTCCCACGAGAAGTAATTCGGGCTTTCCAGAGGGCGGTCTAACTAATGATTATCCCAGCGCGAACAAAATGTTCGCCATGGTAACTCAATCAAGTGAATGTCCTTAGCCAAATACGACATCCCTGAACATATCATTGAACAGCTTGTCTGATGTGTTAGAACAAGCTAGAAGCTCGGTCTGAATGTAAATCCATGCTTCTGTCACTTAGAACAAGCAAGCCTGCAAGAAGCGGTTTCAACGTCATCGCTCCCAAAGAATCAGATAGAACATGAACACCGTCAAGGCATTCGTCATAGTATTCTCAAGACGGTGATTAGCCGCGAATTGCAACTCATAATGACCCTGTCAGGCGGCCTTCCTCCAATGCCAAGTTTGCAGAAACTACAGCCAAGTGACGTTTCGCGTAATGACGCCGCGTTCTCCAGGCGTGCGAGTGTGCTGTGAAAAACATGAGGCAGAAACACCGCCTCTACCACTAGCTTGACACCTTTAATGATTGCTACAGACCTTTCAGGCAGGTTTTGCCGTTAATAAACCCATTCAAGAGCGCAGTAACCGCGTTGGAAGCCCCATAACCCCCGGGCTGACAGTCGCTACTTGATAGTGATATATTCGTGAATATGAGACAGATACAGTGCTGTCTGCTCACCTTGATTTGCAGCATAGAGCGAGTTTCATAGTTCCGTTCTTTTTTCTAAACGACTCGTGGTGTTTGCTCATTCTGGTAACAAGCAATGCTCTCTCACTGCTTTCATCTGGTTAAATCTCAGCACATCCCATCCCACCAACTGATGTGCAGAGACAAGGGTTACATCTGGTGTTAATAATCAAGCTGTGTTTATCTAGTTATGTTTACTTGGCCATCGAGATTAGTTCATCGGGTTCATAGTTCACATCCACAGGAAAGGTGATATCTTGGCCTCAGCACAAAGCAACTTTGAGATTATGGTGTTTTTTAGCATTGGGCTTAATGCAGGCGTGTATCAACAcctgtgttctttgttactgtggctgatggcttcttttgaAAACGTTACCAAGTTCACTAGAGGATATGTGCTGCACTAGATGGTTCATTTCTTTGGAAACCGCATTCCGAGTTGCGTTCTTCGATGCATCTAGGGTAGGTGAAGATGTGGCAGTGTCATGTGGTGGTCCGAGACCTCGGCTCCGTCAATCATAAGAAGCCAGCCTCGCATTGTCCACTCTACCTTTGCACAATTCCAAGTGAGTCAACGAAAGTACCTCCTGACCCCTGACGGTTCGGAGGCGGCTCACTCCCGCCCGATCCTTGTCCGGGTGTTACCCAttctcttccttttcccCAGGCAGAATGCTACTTGACAACTGACACTGTGTGTGCACAACGAAACATTGTACATCTTATGCAGAGGCTATGTCAACTGTGGGTGATTCAGCAGCCCCTCCCTGCAGCAACGACGCTTTTACCTAACAACTACTACATCGTGGGGCCATTACATGGTGAAGACGAAATTGCCACGGAGAGGTAGATGGATGGTAGATGGCCAAATCGGAGATGAAGTGATCTTTCAGTTGCGGTGTCAGGCTTTGGCGAAAGTGTATTTGTGGTAGAGGGGGAAGATGCCCTCATTTGCGACCTTGAGTCGGAGGCGGGCGATAGAGTGGCAGAAATATCCGACACCTTAACTTTCCATGTTGGCCGACTAGAGGGCCGCTGTGGACAAGGTCACCCAGTTCTGTCGAGAAGATTGCGCGCACAACGTGGAGACCAGTTGTGCAGCGAGAGATCGAAGCACGTGGGCTTCGTGAACTGCTGAATCGAAGCTGGCAAGCCTGGCAGTCCTGACCACTGAGGAGGAATCTGACAAGGTCATGGTGGTTGGTGAGGAGCATCCTCCACGAGGCCGCAATTGAGGCCAAGACCCAAGGTACTGGGGTTCCAGGATCAATATCGCCTCAGTTGGCGCGCGTTACTCTTGCGACCAAACGCGTCACTGTGAAAGTGATTCCAGaatgaggaaaagaagagtcAGTTTCGCGCTTTGCAGGCATCTTGGAGACTTGGACTACAACCAACAAAAGGACCGGCGGGGGAATggggagaaaaagaaaaaaggaaaCGAGGTGGAGAAGTAAGAAGACATGCTCCCTGCAAAATCGCACTGTTTAGCAACAGGCTGGGATGGGACTCGCTGGAGAACATGGCCGAGACAGCATGCCGATCAACACCATTTCCTTATACATGGACCATCACAGGCTTGATACTTGCCATCAGTGCTAAGAAAATCACGCAAGGCGCTGGATAACGTGCCCTGGGGAGATCCGCGACATGAACCGTGCTCTTGTCTTCTAGCGAGCGAGAACTCGTCCATCACTGGGGCCAACCTCGAAGTTGACGGGCGGCCAGGCCATCTAAACAACGCGTTTCATCGGCATGCGCAGTGCCACTCAGGGGGCGGTATTTCTCGGTGTGCAGGAATGTCTCAGCCTCGCATGACGAGTCTTGGGTACCTCAGCAGCAACAGTCGATACGAGAATGTAATGGAAATTCAGAAAACGCGTTGGTTGCTATACCCAAGTCCCGGGCGGTACGCAAGGGTCCCTGTCGCCAAGAGGTGCCATCTTGTGCCTCTCGGAAGCAACCCTCGCGGGAATTGACTGATCGACATCCGAGGCAACCCACGGGGCATGATTGCCCTTATGCTTACAGGGACCTTGAAACTTGTGGTTGAAGATCATGATCCTCCCGGTGTGCATGGGGGCTTTGTTGTACAGTGCACAGATGTGTGTGGTGCATAAATCTGGATCAGAGGTGACAAGGACATGGTTGTGGTGGGTTACTTGGATAGTTGCTACGGAATTCAAGAAACAGAAAGCATTGCGTAACCAACTCGCACTCGCTCACCCCAGCTTCTGCAAGCCAAGAATCAACCCTCAGGGAATCCGACGAACTCGTCCACTCGTAAGAGAACCGGTGATATGGCGCGGGGAAACAAAAGAAGGAATGAATACCTTCGACAGGGCTGTGCACATGAACAGGGACCCCCTGGAATCTTTCCGCCGTCAAAGGATCTAGGCGGGAATTATCATGCGGCATATGTGGAGATGGCACGGCAGAGGGTGGAGGT
Protein-coding regions in this window:
- a CDS encoding uncharacterized protein (Expressed protein), which codes for MFTKTACSLLVLASAAQGFKFTGPEGDSLDVTKNITITWKQENKTTEKEFGLFWYTKPDDLLTLSFEIGYKINISDGEYVWSPSNNTRKELGKYKDALTKNKIFRFQAEFYDGDKKAQDDVFSSNYTLTGVEEVEANAGSEVMPTWGLVAGGLAAAGLVMA